A region from the Rhizoctonia solani chromosome 13, complete sequence genome encodes:
- a CDS encoding glycoside hydrolase family 31 protein gives MRLSTQLILLAALAEITLGVKHHDFKSCSQSGFCRRGRAIAKRADDVGAKWASPYTIDTTNLRISPDRSKITMPVKSSIHPEVKFQLSVIVHEDGTARVRMDEVDGLRKRYDGAADWALASIPDARGVDWKPVDGGVEGRWDGVLLRVTYEPLLIELVRDGRVEMSVNGRGLLHMEHFRNKPEPKTEETNAQGAEGEQKVIKEPEPEINAWFEGETEDAYWEETFNSWTDSKPKGPESFSLDITFPTHAHVYGIPQHAAPLSLPTTTGEGSFFDDPYRLYNLDVFEYEASSTMPLYGSIPLLHAHNEHSTVGVFLAVGSETWIDVSRTPDAAGTRTHWIAESGIIDLFILPGPGTQEIFSQYARLTGNPVLPALWSLGYHQCRWNYISSDDVRGVQKRFDEENMPVDVFWLDIEYAKDHMYFMWDEKTFPDPMVVIIDPHLKRTSDYPVYTAAKELDVLVKRPGGKDEFEGWCWSGSSAWVDFFHPSSWDWWKRLYKFDKPAVQGEEKALDWAWRASSEGIHIWNDMNEPSVFNGPEITMQKDNVHYGGWEHRDVHNINGMLYHNITAQAVKERSTPAKRPFVLTRSFFAGSQRHGAMWTGDNMGTWEHMAVGVKMPFSVSDVGGFFGNPAPEMLVRWYQVGAFGPFFRAHAHIDTKRREPYLLEEPYKSMVRDILRLRYSLLPVWYTAFRETSVTGMPVLRPHYVVFPKDKQGFAIDDQYYIGNSGLLVKPVTEPGVEKTNVYLAGAQPYYDYQTYEVYQGSEPGRNVTVPAPLEKIPVFVQGGHVVPTRQRPRRSSPLMKNDPFTLLMALDSQGSAGGDLYLDDGESYAHEDGYLVWRQFFAQTADEGLVIAGDDLVSDNLDRTVDQTALEQYSPENAFAKSIAQVRIEKIIILGSKKPKTVLNDGLPLEFTYEDGVTFDQNKDGRASVLTIKNPGAFVVNTWGIYAQY, from the exons ATGCGTCTAAGCACGCAACTCATCCTTCTTGCGGCTCTGGCCGAGATAACACTTGGAGTTAAACATCATGATTTTAAATCGTGCTCGCAGTCTGGGTTCTGTCGTCGCGGTCGTGCGATTGCTAAACGCGCTGATGACGTTGGTGCAAAATGGGCATCCCCTTATACTATTGATACCACCAATCTAAGGATATCCCCTGACCGAAGTAAAATCACTATGCCTGTCAAGTCTTCGATTCACCCCGAAGTCAAGTTTCAGCTCAGCGTTATCGTCCACGAAGATGGTACGGCGCGTGTCCGAATGGATGAGGTCGACGGACTAAGGAAGCGTTATGACGGTGCCGCCGACTGGGCGCTAGCCAGCATTCCCGATGCACGTGGTGTTGACTGGAAACCTGTCGATGGTGGTGTCGAGGGGCGATGGGACGGGGTCCTGCTACGTGTCACGTATGAGCCCCTGCTTATCGAGCTTGTTCGCGATGGGCGCGTCGAAATGTCAGTCAATGGACGCGGGCTTCTTCACATGGAGCACTTCAGGAATAAGCCCGAGCCCAAGACTGAGGAAACCAATGCCCAAGGCGCCGAGGGTGAACAAAAGGTTATTAAGGAACCCGAGCCTGAGATTAACGCCTGGTTTGAGGGCGAGACGGAGGATGCATATTGGGAGGAGACATTCAATTCATGGACGGATTCAAAGCCTAAAG GGCCGGAGTCCTTCTCTCTCGATATTACATTTCCTACCCACGCCCATGTTTACGGTATACCCCAGCATGCCGCTCCGCTATCTCTGCCCACCACTACTGGAGAGGGATCCTTCTTCGACGACCCATACCGCCTGTATAACTTGGATGTATTTGAGTATGAGGCGTCTTCTACCATGCCACTCTACGGTTCCATCCCTCTTCTTCATGCGCACAACGAGCATAGTACCGTGGGCGTTTTCCTTGCTGTTGGCTCTGAAACATGGATCGATGTTTCTCGTACACCCGACGCAGCTGGTACCCGTACACATTGGATCGCTGAGTCTGGTATCATCGATCTTTTCATTCTTCCAGGCCCTGGCACACAAGAAATCTTCTCGCAATACGCTCGTTTGACCGGTAATCCTGTACTACCCGCTCTCTGGTCGCTTGGTTACCACCAATGTCGATGGAACTATATTTCTTCGGACGATGTACGTGGTGTCCAGAAGAGGTTCGACGAGGAAAACATGCCTGTTGATGTGTTCTGGTTGGATATCGAGTACGCAAAGGATCACATGTACTTCATGTGGGATGAAAAGACATTCCCTGACCCG ATGGTTGTCATTATCGATCCTCACCTGAAGCGCACTTCCGACTACCCGGTGTACACTGCTGCGAAAGAACTCGACGTACTTGTCAAGCGTCCGGGTGGAAAGGACGAATTTGAGGGATGGTGTTGGTCTGGTTCAAGCGCTTGGGTCGACTTTTTCCATCCTAGCAGCTGGGATTGGTGGAAGAGGCTCTACAAATTCGATAAGCCTGCGGTCCAAGGCGAGGAGAAGGCTCTTGATTGGGCTTGGAGGGCTAGTTCTGAGGGCATTCATATCTGGAATGATATGAACGAG CCATCTGTTTTCAATGGTCCAGAGATTACCATGCAAAAGGATAACGTGCATTATGGTGGATGGGAACACCGTGACGTTCATAATATCAATGGAATGCTTTAC CACAACATTACTGCTCAAGCCGTTAAGGAAAGATCGACTCCTGCTAAGCGACCTTTCGTGCTCACTCGTTCATTCTTTGCTGGATCCCAGCGTCATGGAGCAATGTGGACTGGCGACAATATGGGTACCTGGGAGCACATGGCTGTTGGTGTCAAGATG CCCTTTTCCGTCT CTGATGTCGGCGGGTTCTTTGGCaaccctgctcctgagaTGTTGGTGCGATGGTATCAAGTTGGCGCATTTGGTCCTTTCTTCCGCGCCCATGCACACATCGACACGAAACGTCGCGAACCTTATCTTTTGGAAGAGCCGTACAAGAGCATGGTTCGCGACATCCTGCGCCTGCGTTATTCGCTGCTACCTGTTTGGTACACAGCATTCAGAGAGACCAGTGTGACTGGTATGCCGGTCTTGAG ACCCCACTACGTTGTTTTCCCTAAGGACAAGCAAGGATTCGCTATCGATGATCAATATTACATCGGAAACTCGGGGCTTTTAGTCAAACCTGTCACTGAGCCTGGGGTTGAGAAGACAAATGTATACCTTGCTGGAGCTCAG CCCTATTATGACTATCAAACTTACGAGGTCTATCAGGGCTCTGAGCCTGGTAGAAACGTGACGGTGCCTGCTCCTCTCGAAAAGATTCCCGTCTTTGTACAAGGTGGACATGTCGTACCCACACGCCAACGCCCGCGCCGTTCGTCCCCACTCATGAAAAACGATCCATTCACGCTCCTTATGGCACTCGATAGCCAAGGGTCGGCAGGAGGTGATTTGTATCTGGATGACGGAGAAAGTTATGCTCACGAGGACGGGTACTTGGTTTGGCGCCAATTCTTTGCCCAAACGGCTGACGAAGGATTGGTGATTGCTGGAGACGACCTCGTAAGCGATAACCTCGACCGAACTGTCGATCAAACGGCACTGGAGCAATACAGCCCAGAGAACGCCTTTGCAAAGAGCATTGCTCAGGTTCGCATTGAGAAAATCATTATCCTTGGGAGCAAGAAGCCCAAGACCGTACTTAACGATGGCCTTCCGCTCGAATTTACCTACGAGGACGGTGTCACCTTTGACCAAAACAAGGATGGTCGTGCGAGCGTGTTGACCATCAAGAACCCGGGCGCATTTGTTGTCAACACCTGGGGTATATATGCTCAGTACTAA
- a CDS encoding dephospho-CoA kinase → MVSTDLAMAAQLHELEIALHHILASRCLAIAGFCILIYDHILTFPQEVELIWKQQRSWVSVFFVLNRYITPLVLIVDVYDKGGLANFLSQTFCVNWYFAESAWNLVAFSLIHALVALRVHAIWGRPRWLSITLALLFVAYFTVTTVIAFKFEIDFAHTVAYNPLFRLCFAEVSPYLWTCWLPALIFELFVFVMTSLKNKGSVFQVIKAIEHSKNKVNTPVVRVLYRDGIIYFIVISLCSMFNMMVWLLAPPTLVALSKYFVLCIVPTMGARLVLNLRGSRREDLMPTNSGKTTSDDHYGYEMSAKISSNRSHNGTPDRSVVFVSRDEVRIGAFSPQDRIQLNQIKSSDRYYRLGSKDSKFHIV, encoded by the exons ATGGTGTCGACTGACTTGGCGATGGCTGCACAGTTGCACGAGTTGGAAATAGCCCTGCACCACATACTTGCGAGCAG ATGTCTGGCTA TCGCTGGGTTCTGCATTCTGATATATGATCACATCCTGACCTTTCCTCAAGAG GTCGAGCTCATATGGAAACAACAACGATCATGGGTTTCCGTCTTTTTTGTTTTG AATCGGTATATCACGCCCTTGGTGTTGATTGTTGAT GTCTACGACAAAGGCGGTTTAGCGAACTTCCTATCGCAGACTTT CTGTGTCAACTGGTATTTTGCTGAATCGGCCTGGAACCTTGTCGCCTTCAGCCTCATCCATGCACTCGTTGCGCTTCGT GTTCATGCTATATGGGGCCGACCGCGCTGGCTGTCGATCACACTCGCGCTCCTTTTTGTAGCCTACTTTACGGTTACTACGGTG ATCGCATTCAAGTTCGAGATAGATTTTGCTC ACACTGTCGCATATAACCCACTGTTTAGATTGTGTTTCGCCGAAGTGTCGCCGTACCT ATGGACTTGTTGGCTCCCTGCGCTCATTTTCGAATTATTTGTGTTTGTCATGACG TCTCTGAAGAATAAAGGGTCGGTCTTCCAGGTGATTAAGGCTATCGAGCATTCCAAGAATAAAGTCAATACACCAGTTGTCCGTGTCTTATATCGTGACG GTATCATCTACTTCATAGTAATATCCCTGTGCAGCATGTTCAACATGATGGTTTGGCTCCTCGCTCCACCTACTCTAGTCGCTCTTTCAAAATA CTTCGTTCTGTGTATCGTACCAACCATGGGTGCAAGGCTTGTGCTAAATCTCCGTGGCTCACGTAGAGAAGATCTTATGCCTACGAACTCTGGGAAAACCACATCTGACGATCACTACGGATACGAAATGAGTGCCAAGATCTCCTCTAACCGTTCTCACAATGGCACACCTGATCGCAGCGTGGTATTTGTGTCCCGCGATGAAGTGCGCATAGGCGCATTCTCACCACAAGATCGGATTCAGCTGAACCAGATCAAGTCGAGTGACAGGTATTACCGGCTAGGTTCAAAAGATAGCAAGTTTCATATCGTTTAA
- a CDS encoding polygalacturonase, whose translation MLVTRLLQSSLVASFWGLATAGLMNRTGSTCVITPGGEGIDDSQAILDAFDQCGHNGRIEFQNATYHVERVMNTTGLVNCTVDIKGTLLWGTDIKYWLNNSLPIGYQNQSSAWFLGGVLQKIWYDYTKGVSNLPGKPHSLTIWKTKDSVFEGLRFVQSQMWTMTIAHSEDVLLENIFVSSHSSNGYPARNTDGADTLASNRITFRGWEIDNGDDSIALKANSTNILMENMILRRGLGIAMGSIGQYNGVYEYIENVLARNITCIGTRYAGYIKTWTGIQQSYPPNGGGGGTGVVRNITWKDFHLIDVYQQPVQLTQCTSFSGATGGCDTSTLQISDVTWGPMTGNITYNILARLQCSGAAPCQNVRFDGMNGIKVNGTGARIKCSNVATPVGFNCTEGL comes from the exons ATGCTTGTAACTCGGTTGCTTCAGTCTTCATTGGTAGCTTCGTTCTGGGGACTTGCCACCGCCGGCCTCATGAACCGAACGGGCTCTACGTGTGTTATTACTCCAGGCGGGGAGGGCATAGATGACTCGCAAGCAATCCTCGATGCGTTTGATCAGTGCGGTCATAACGGGCGTATTGAATTCCAAAATGCGACTTACCATGTCGAGCGAGTGATGAACACCACCGGCTTAGTTAACTGTACCGTTGATATTAAGGGGACGCTCCTA TGGGGCACTGATATCAAGTATTGGCTTAATAATAGTCTACCAATCGGATACCAAAATCAGAGTTCCGCTTGGTTCTTAGGAG GGGTCCTACAAAAGATTTG GTATGACTACACCAAAGGAGTTTCAAATCTTCCAGGCAAACCGCACTCCTTGACTATTTGGAAAACCAAAGACTCAGTGTTTGAGGGGCTTCGCTTTGTACAAAGTCAGATGTG GACTATGACTATTGCACATTCAGAAGACGTGCTCCTAGAAAATATTTTTGTTTCTAGTCATTCAAGCAACGGCTACCCTGCACGGAATACGGATGGTGCGGATACTCTGGCGTCGAATCGTATCACATTCCGGGGTTGGGAGATTGACAACGGGGACGACAGTATTG CACTTAAAGCAAATTCGACTAACATATTGATGGAGAATATGATACTGCGGAGAGGCCTCGGAATTGCAATGGGCTCCATAG GGCAATACAACGGCGTTTACGAATATATCGAAAACGTGCTTGCTAGGAATATCACATGTATCGGAACCCGTTATGCAGGCTATATCAAAACATGGACTGGTATTCAACAGAGTTATCCTCCCaatggaggtggtggtggaactGGCGTAGTTCGCAATATCA CTTGGAAAGACTTCCACTTGATAGACGTGTACCAACAGCCCGTCCAACTTACCCAATGTACCTCATTCTCAGGAGCTACAGGAGGATGCGACACTTCCACCCTTCAAATCTCAGATGTGACCTGGG GTCCAATGACTGGCAACATCACCTACAACATCCTTGCACGACTCCAGTGTAGTGGGGCCGCACCATGCCAGAACGTCCGATTTGATGGTATGAATGGGATAAAGGTTAATGGGACTGGTGCAAGAATCAAATGCAGTAATGTTGCTACTCCAGTAGGGTTCAACTGCACTGAGGGCTTGTAA
- a CDS encoding FAD-dependent oxidoreductase, which produces MDTLVSSVASVATSIRAALQTVGRLSSDYNAVLYRISQSPGIPSFPTTEYHWLNTVPESARLPHAPQTRLPERADIVIIGSGITGALIARALLEHPNASDLKIVILEARDVCSGATGRNGGHIKCDPHLFYHKYNVLHGREFAEKATRFNMAHIDEVIRISEKVGGEARTEARRVETVDAYFDLALFRRACEKVKIFQKDMPLESQDIKIFNGSEAQNTFGLSSLCVGAITGHAGAINPYKLVTGLLSSLEEKYPDRFCIVSHCPVKDIKEPSSEDSRYTLETEKGEITALHIIHATNAHVGYLVPGLRGKIFPLRQTMTAQSHRAFAQPLNSPTQFGARSFSFLYSEGFDYLTQRPDGTIMLGGGFAQSPQQGMLEVGVGTDDSYDPTGAAHICGALSVLFKDPNHQIETSDANGENRIKSIWSGSIGTSADALPWVGKLPTRLTGRNVPTANKNSRIAPPGEWVSAGYSGEGMVNAALCAKALAMMILKPNEDNVSSWFPEQMRVTERRCKKADPTTLLQDLWD; this is translated from the exons ATGGATACTCTAGTCAGCTCTGTAGCATCGGTGGCGACCAGTATAAGAGCTGCTTTACAGACTGTGGGACGATTGTCCAGCGATTATAACGCCGTTCTATATAGGATATCTCAATCTCCTGGCATTCCCTCGTTTCCGACAACAGAATATCACTGGTTGAACACGGTTCCTGAATCTGCTCGTTTACCACACGCTCCCCAGACACGCCTTCCGGAACGGGCTGATATTGTGATTATAGGAAGTGGTATAACTGGCGCTCTTATTGCACGGGCACTGCTTGAGCACCCAAACGCTTCGGATCTCAAAATCGTTATTTTGGAGGCTCGTGATGTGTGCTCTGGTGCTACAGGTCGTAATGGCGGCCATATCAAGTGCGACCCACATTTATTTTACCACAAATACAATGTCCTCCACGGAAGGGAATTTGCTGAGAAGGCTACACGATTCAATATGGCCCATATCGATGAAGTAATTCGCATCTCTGAAAAGGTTGGGGGTGAAGCCAGGACTGAGGCTCGTCGCGTTGAGACGGTAGATGCCTATTTTGATTTGGCACTCTTTCGTCGAGCCTGTGAGAAGGTCAAAATCTTCCAAAAGGATATGCCTTTGGAAAGCCAGGACATCAAAATATTTAACGGATCCGAAGCACAAAAC ACTTTCGGACTTTCGTCATTGTGTGTTGGTGCAATCACAGGTCATGCGGGAGCAATCAATCCCTACAAGTTGGTGACAGGATTACTCTCATCACTGGAAGAAAAATATCCAGACCG ATTCTGTATTGTTTCTCACTGTCCTGTCAAGGATATCAAAGAGCCTAGTTCTGAAGATTCGCGCTACACTCTGGAAACCGAAAAGGGAGAAATTACCGCTTTGCATATTATCCATGCAACTAATGCACACGTTGGATATCTTGTCCCCGGGCTGCGCGGCAAGATATTCCCTCTACGTCAAACCATGACCGCTCAATCCCACCGAGCTTTTGCACAGCCACTCAACTCGCCTACTCAATTCGGCGCAAGATCCTTTTCGTTCTTGTACTCTGAAGGCTTTGATTATCTCACCCAACGTCCTGACGGAACGATCATGCTCGGTGGCGGGTTCGCTCAGAGCCCTCAACAAGGGATGCTTGAAGTCGGTGTTGGGACTGACGACTCATACGACCCGACTGGGGCTGCGCACATTTGCGGCGCCCTAAGCGTGCTATTTAAAGATCCAAATCATCAAATAGAAACAAGCGACGCGAATGGCGAAAACAGAATCAAGTCTATCTGGTCTGGTTCAATAGGCACTTCTGCCGATGCTCTTCCTTGGGTTGGGAAATTGCCTACTCGCCTGACCGGCCGAAACGTCCCAACAGCCAACAAAAATTCACGGATCGCCCCACCAGGAGAATGGGTCTCTGCTGGATATAGTGGCGAGGGGATGGTTAACGCTGCGTTGTGTGCCAAGGCATTAGCAATGATGATCCTCAAACCCAACGAGGACAATGTTTCGTCATGGTTCCCGGAGCAGATGCGCGTTACGGAAAGGCGATGCAAGAAGGCTGATCCGACTACCTTATTGCAAGATTTGTGGGATTAA
- a CDS encoding asparaginyl-tRNA synthetase, with protein sequence MASIVDKVTEQAEKLGLSSESKPKVYVDETTGSDDKGDGSEASPYVTPVAALGGPQGTEVAIFIRKGPSDEYAPISGAALKRAKKGLEQQKEKAKKAEAAAAKRHRTPTVSGWVHRLRQQKGLTFIVLRDGTGYLQCVLSGQLSQTYDALVLMTESTVRIVGTLTEVPEGKTAPGGHELAADYWQLLGAAPGGAEAYSTKFNEETEGAVLYDNRHLLLRGETASAVLRVRSGVSRLSGTLMPNTLWSKLLLRVWSKLK encoded by the exons ATGGCATCGATTGTTGATAAAGTTACTGAGCAAGCTGAGAAACTCGGTCTCTCATCTGAGAGCAAACCCAAAG TCTACGTGGATGAGACTACAGGGTCTGACGACAAAGGGGATGGCTCTGAGGCATCTCCCTACGTAACTCCGGTTGCTGCACTGGGTGGGCCCCAAGGCACCGAGGTCGCCATCTTCATCCGCAAAGGACCATCGGACGAGTATGCACCTATCAGCGGGGCCGCACTCAAACGGGCCAAGAAGGGACTCGAGCAGCAAAAAGAGAAAGCAAAGAAAGCAGAAGCGGCGGCTGCAAAGAGGCACAGAACGCCAAC CGTTTCTGGTTGGGTTCATCGGTTAAGGCAGCAGAAGGGGCTTACCTTCATCGTCCTGAGAGATGGAACCGGTTACCTGCAATGTGTTCTCAGTGGCCAGCTA TCCCAAACCTATGATGCCCTCGTACTGATGACCGAATCTACAGTCAGAATCGTTGGTACACTCACGGAGGTACCTGAGGGAAAGACAGCACCCGGTGGACATGAGCTAGCCGCTGACTACTGGCAATTGCTAGGAGCTGCCCCTGGAGGAGCCGAAGCGTACTCCACTAAATTCAACGAA GAAACCGAGGGAGCAGTGCTGTACGACAATCGCCATTTGCTCCTTCGTGGAGAGACAGCCTCCGCTGTCTTGCGAGTTCGATCGGGTGTCTCTCGGCTTTCAGGCACACTTATGCCAAACACTCTTTGGTCGAAGTTACTCCTCCGTGTCTGGTCCAAACTCAAGTAG
- a CDS encoding asparaginyl-tRNA synthetase translates to MAELVYQLHPKFEKPKRPFMRMNYKDAIKYLVENGIKRKDEETEEMVDHVIGDDIAEAAERQMTDQLNVPIFLYGFPKELKSFYMKKIPGDEAFTESCDLLMPNVGEIVGGSMRIADMQELLEGYKREGIDPAPYYWFTDQRKYGTCEHGGYGLGVERLLAWLTNRFTVRECSLYPRWPGRATP, encoded by the exons ATGGCTGAGTTGGTCTACCAACTGCATCCCAAATTTGAGAAGCCCAAACGCCCGTTCATGCGAATGAACTACAAAGACGCTATCAAGTATCTCGTCGAGAATGGTATCAAAAGGAAAGATGAAGAGACTGAAGAAATGGTTGACCACGTTATTGGCGATGACATTGCCGAGGCAGCCGAACGTCAAATGACGGATCAACTAAACGTCCCTATCTTCCTCTATGGGTTCCCGAAGGAACTTAAGTCTTTCTATATGAAGAAGATTCCCGGAGACGAAGCTTTCACAGAGAGTTGCGACCTACTTATGCCGAACGTTGGAGAGATTGTTG GGGGATCTATGCGTATTGCGGATATGCAGGAACTCCTTGAGGGTTACAAGCGCGAGGGAATTGACCCTGCGCCATACTACTG GTTCACCGACCAACGTAAATACGGCACATGCGAACATGGTGGATATGGGTTGGGTGTCGAG CGACTCTTGGCCTGGCTTACCAACCGCTTTACGGTTAGGGAGTGCTCCCTGTATCCTCG CTGGCCTGGTCGCGCCACCCCCTAA
- a CDS encoding aldo/keto reductase family protein, giving the protein MLFPATFTFNNGQVVPSVGLGCWMGQPGEAEACYDMVLKGLKIGYRHLDTAFGYGNEEAVGKAIRDSGVPREEIFVTTKLTWKDHGRVAEAFDRSLKNLGLDYVDLYLMHWPQAADPKDNRFLSPEESPTYVETWKAMEQVLSSGKVKSIGVSNFSIKTLEVLLPEAKVIPATNQVELHPSLPSFKLVEYCQSKDILVTAFCPLGRNFKLFADSTEFKSLNESEGLTTAQLLISWALQRGTIPIPKSIQETRLKDNFNVTRLSDHAMNIIDNFHKTSGVHGTLVFKDPPGGAFGWTYDQLGWGMDKNGSVIES; this is encoded by the exons ATGTTATTTCCCGCTACGTTTACCTTTAATAATGGTCAGGTTGTACCATCCGTCGGCCTAGG ATGCTGGATGGGCCAGCCAGGAGAAGCCGAAGCCTGCTATGATATGGTCCTTAAAGGTCTCAAG ATTGGGTACCGTCACCTTGACACG GCATTTGGTTATG GCAACGAAGAGGCCGTAGGAAAGGCTATTCGCGATTCGGGCGTGCCCCGTGAAGAGATTTTTGTTACAACCAAATTAAC ATGGAAAGATCATGGAAGAGTGGCAGAAGCATTTGACCGCAGTTTGAAGAATCTTGGGCTTGATTACGTCGACCTGTACTTGATGCATTGGCCCCAAGCTGCCGACCCAAAAG ATAATCGGTTTCTGTCCCCTGAAGAAAGCCCGACGTATGTCGAGACATGGAAGGCCATGGAACAAGTACTCTCCAGTG GTAAAGTTAAGAGTATCGGCGTGTCAAACTTCAGCATCAAAACATTGGAAGTCCTTCTTCCTGAGGCCAAAGTTATTCCAGCCACTAACCAAGTCGAGCTTCACCCATCGCTTCCATCTTTCAAACTTGTTGAATATTGCCAATCCAAAGACATTCTGGTAACTGCATTCTGCCCGTTAGGAAG GAACTTTAAACTCTTCGCGGATAGCACCGAGTTCAAATCTCTTAACGAGTCCGAGGGGCTGACCACTGCCCAGCTCTTGATCAGCTGGGCACTACAACGCGGAACTATACCGATCCCAAAATCCATTCAAGAAACTAGGCTCAAGGATAACTTCAAC GTCACACGGTTATCCGATCACGCAATGAACATAATTGACAACTTCCACAAGACTTCAGGTGTTCACGGTACTCTAGTGTTCAAGGATCCTCCCGGTGGAGCCTTTGGATGGACTTATGACCAACTTGGTTGGGGTATGGATAAGAATGGCAGTGTCATCGAATCATAA
- a CDS encoding alpha-1,3-glucanase produces the protein MSLNVPIVKLNSGDSIPAVGLGCWMGSVGGGEQAYEMVKLALRLGYRHFDTASRYGNEEGVGRAIRESGIPRSEIFVTTKLVDWDHDSPKRGLEGSLMALGLDYIDLYLMHWPMARKGRILQPDESPTFVETWLAMEKLLDTGKVKNIGISNFSIQNINVLLEKAKVIPVVNQVELHPCYPQNKLIEFCRSKGIYPTAYCPLGQYRSPFFSDPVFIRAAEQLSKELSREVTPSQLVLSWAVQRGTIIIPKSSNESRLKQNLDIITLPKAIFEIVDNYHKGPGMHKTLDEYTLRDPGTVGGMAIPSIKLNTGSEIPVVGLGCWMGAPGRKEASYEIVKKALEIGYRHFDMVTRYGMYLGYQSILAAIESTHRERRCGWKGTRDSEIPRSEIFVTTKLIDYDHDDPRRGLEKSLKKLNLEYIDLYLMHWPMARLDSMEDSTYKLGKVYHPEESPTFVDTWLEMEKLLDTGKVRSIGVSNFSIKNLNILIERANIVPAANEVELNPSNPQHALVDLCKSKGIQAIGYGPLGQYRAPFHTDPELLHASEKLGGSAFKENLSLSAGIELGCAKGDYRDTKE, from the exons ATGTCGCTAAACGTACCCATAGTCAAGCTAAATTCTGGTGATAGTATCCCAGCCGTGGGACTCGG GTGCTGGATGGGATCCGTTGGGGGAGGGGAACAGGCTTATGAGATGGTTAAGCTTGCCTTGAGGCTAGGGTATCGTCATTTTGATACA GCCTCTCGATATG GCAATGAAGAGGGTGTCGGGCGGGCAATTCGAGAATCAGGTATTCCACGATCTGAGATATTTGTTACTACAAAGCTGGT CGACTGGGACCACGACAGCCCTAAGCGGGGTCTGGAAGGCAGCTTAATGGCTCTTGGATTGGACTACATTGACTTGTACCTCATGCACTGGCCCATGGCTCGG AAAGGACGAATCCTTCAGCCCGACGAGTCTCCCACATTTGTGGAAACATGGCTTGCGATGGAGAAGCTTCTCGATACAG GAAAGGTCAAAAATATCGGAATATCTAATTTCAGTATCCAAAATATCAATGTACTTTTGGAGAAGGCCAAGGTTATACCCGTTGTCAACCAG GTCGAACTCCATCCATGCTATCCTCAGAACAAATTAATAGAATTCTGTCGAAGCAAGGGTATATACCCTACTGCCTACTGCCCTCTCGGACAGTACAGGTCACCCTTCTTCTCAGATCCAGTGTTTATCCGGGCAGCCGAACAACTTAGCAAAGAGCTCTCCAGGGAAGTTACTCCCTCACAACTAGTTCTGAGTTGGGCTGTCCAACGTGGCACCATCATAATTCCCAAGAGCTCCAATGAAAGCCGACTTAAACAAAACCTCGAT ATCATCACCCTGCCCAAGGCTATATTTGAAATTGTTgacaactaccacaaggGACCAGGAATGCACAAGACCTTGGATGAGTACACTCTTCGTGACCCTGGGACCGTCGGCGG TATGGCTATTCCTAGTATCAAGCTAAATACAGGGTCGGAGATACCTGTGGTTGGGCTCGG ATGTTGGATGGGAGCTCCAGGAAGAAAGGAGGCATCTTATGAGATAGTGAAGAAGGCCTTGGAGATTGGGTATCGGCATTTTGATATG GTTACCAGATATGGTATGTATTTAGGTTATCAATCTATTCTGGCCGCCATTGAGTCTACTCATAGAGAACGAAGATGCGGTTGGAAGGGCACCAGAGACTCGGAAATACCCCGTTCGGAGATATTTGTGACAACAAAACTTAT TGACTACGATCACGATGATCCTCGGAGAGGTCTAGAGAAAAGCCTAAAGAAGCTAAACCTAGAATATATAGATCTCTACCTCATGCATTGGCCCATGGCTCGACTGGACTCAATGGAAG ATTCGACATACAAGCTAGGCAAAGTATATCATCCTGAAGAATCGCCTACGTTTGTTGATACCTGGCTTGAGATGGAGAAGCTCCTTGACACAG GCAAAGTCAGGAGCATTGGAGTATCCAACTTTAGCATCAAGAACTTAAATATACTAATCGAGAGAGCCAATATTGTGCCAGCAGCCAACGAA GTAGAATTGAACCCGTCTAATCCTCAACATGCACTAGTCGATCTTTGTAAAAGCAAAGGAATCCAGGCGATAGGATATGGCCCGCTTGGACAATACAGAGCGCCGTTCCATACGGACCCAGAGTTACTTCATGCGTCTGAGAAACTGGGGGGGAGCGCTTTCAAGGAAAATCTCTCCCTCTCAGCTGGTATTGAGCTGGGGTGTGCAAAGGGGGACTATCGTGATACCAAAGAGTGA